In a genomic window of Aggregatimonas sangjinii:
- a CDS encoding SDR family oxidoreductase, with translation MNKSIAILGCGWLGLPLAMSLLNKGFSVRGSTTSEKKLELLQAKGIAPYLISISENSIDGNISDFLTDVSVLIINIPPGLRGSSSENFVRKMKLLHSKIKRSDVKRLIFVSSTSVYGDLQGEVTEQTPPEPVTESGRQLLEAENIFRADDNLDTTIVRFGGLIGDDRHPITMLSGRTGLTNGSAYINLIHQNDCIKILEHVITAQWWNQILNGVYPYHPSKNAYYTSEARKRGLKPPQYEVENTQIGKKIVPFALLNVKGFSFNTSIRS, from the coding sequence TTGAATAAGTCTATCGCCATTTTGGGCTGCGGATGGTTGGGATTGCCTCTGGCCATGTCGCTATTGAATAAGGGATTTTCGGTACGTGGTAGCACTACTTCCGAAAAGAAGCTCGAGCTACTTCAAGCGAAAGGAATAGCGCCCTATCTCATAAGTATTTCCGAAAATAGTATCGATGGTAATATATCGGATTTCCTAACGGATGTGTCGGTACTGATCATCAATATCCCCCCTGGATTGCGAGGGTCCTCCAGTGAGAATTTCGTGCGAAAGATGAAATTGTTGCACTCGAAAATAAAACGTTCTGATGTAAAAAGACTGATTTTTGTAAGCAGCACCTCGGTGTATGGGGATTTACAGGGCGAAGTAACCGAGCAAACGCCCCCAGAACCCGTTACCGAGTCGGGAAGACAGCTTTTGGAAGCGGAAAACATTTTTCGCGCGGATGATAATCTGGATACTACGATCGTACGCTTTGGAGGTCTTATTGGCGATGATCGGCACCCCATTACCATGCTTAGCGGGAGAACAGGTTTGACCAACGGAAGCGCCTACATCAATCTTATTCATCAAAATGATTGTATCAAAATTCTTGAGCATGTCATTACCGCACAATGGTGGAATCAAATCTTGAACGGGGTTTATCCCTACCATCCATCTAAAAACGCATATTATACATCGGAAGCTCGCAAACGGGGTCTCAAACCTCCCCAATACGAGGTCGAAAACACCCAAATCGGAAAGAAAATCGTTCCGTTCGCCCTACTTAATGTTAAAGGGTTTTCCTTTAACACTTCAATCCGCTCTTAG
- a CDS encoding M28 family peptidase gives MKRFPSVTTLLMLLCALYWVFWSMMPSYDSTPVADTSFSTDRALSHVKQISQKPHAVGFTGHAEVREYIVSELQRIGLETSLQEGYTPGDWGNLSKVTNILARIKGTDSGKALMLLSHYDSNPHSSLGASDAGSGVATILEGIRTFLVEKKHARNDIIILISDAEELGLNGADLFVNKHPWVEDVRLVLNFEARGSGGPSYMLIETNRGNARLIEEFTKANPDYPVANSLVYSIYKMLPNDTDLTVFREDADVEGLNFAFIDDHYDYHTVRDNYERLDKNTLAHQGSYLMPLLHHFGNADLNNLKSLNDHIYFTIPFFKMVSYPYEWVWPMFGLAVFFFMLLLIYGYRRKSLRGKQVLMGFAPLFISLVANGVVGYFSWSALKILYPQYGDMLHGFTYNGYTYIAAFVLLATGICFWVYNKFKKVQPANLLVAPLVLWLCICAAVGLYLKGASFFIVPVFGLLATFMVTINQRRPNAYLLVFLCIPALWIYGPFIKMFPVGLGLKMMVASTLLVSLTFFLLLPVFSFYRKKHRLANLCFLLFGACMIYAHFNSGFDRDNAKPSSLLYVYDADKNTAKWATYDKALIDWNGQFLGEDKQVSQKLSDQTISSKYNSGFSYVSQAPSKNLRGPRIETGRDTIMGDERLLEICISPQRNVNRLDIFTNDISITKAVANGAPLPAYFLENRRKGKLLTHYISDNAYTDLELRIPKDDVLELTLYESSNDLLNNPLFSVPPRPEQSIPMPFVLNDAVLITKTVRFE, from the coding sequence ATGAAACGATTTCCTTCCGTCACCACACTCTTGATGCTGTTATGTGCCCTGTATTGGGTGTTTTGGAGTATGATGCCATCGTATGATAGCACCCCGGTCGCCGATACTTCATTTTCCACCGACCGCGCCCTATCCCATGTAAAACAAATCTCCCAGAAACCACATGCCGTAGGCTTTACGGGACATGCCGAGGTTCGGGAGTACATCGTTTCCGAATTACAAAGAATTGGCCTTGAAACTTCCTTACAGGAAGGATACACGCCTGGAGACTGGGGCAATCTCAGCAAGGTCACCAACATACTGGCCCGCATAAAGGGTACCGATTCCGGAAAAGCCCTAATGCTCTTATCGCATTACGACAGCAATCCGCATTCCTCATTAGGAGCTAGCGATGCAGGTTCGGGAGTTGCCACGATCTTAGAGGGCATACGCACTTTTTTAGTCGAAAAAAAACATGCACGAAATGATATTATTATTCTTATTTCCGATGCCGAGGAACTTGGTTTGAACGGTGCCGATCTTTTTGTAAACAAGCACCCTTGGGTTGAGGACGTCCGCCTGGTGCTCAATTTCGAAGCTAGGGGAAGTGGAGGCCCAAGTTATATGCTTATCGAGACCAATCGCGGGAATGCGCGATTAATAGAGGAATTTACCAAGGCCAATCCAGACTACCCAGTTGCGAATTCTTTGGTCTACAGTATCTACAAAATGCTACCTAATGACACCGACCTTACCGTATTTAGGGAAGATGCGGATGTAGAGGGACTTAATTTCGCATTTATCGACGATCATTACGACTATCACACGGTTCGCGATAATTACGAACGCTTGGATAAAAACACCCTTGCACATCAAGGCAGTTATCTCATGCCCCTATTGCATCATTTTGGCAATGCCGACCTGAACAATTTAAAAAGTTTGAATGACCATATCTACTTTACCATACCGTTTTTTAAAATGGTATCGTACCCTTACGAATGGGTATGGCCTATGTTCGGCCTAGCGGTCTTCTTTTTTATGCTATTGTTGATTTATGGCTATCGTCGTAAGAGCTTACGGGGCAAGCAGGTATTAATGGGCTTTGCACCTTTGTTCATATCGCTCGTCGCCAATGGTGTCGTCGGGTATTTTAGTTGGTCGGCACTTAAAATTCTCTACCCACAGTACGGCGATATGCTACATGGCTTTACATATAACGGGTATACCTACATCGCAGCGTTTGTACTCCTGGCAACGGGCATCTGTTTTTGGGTGTACAATAAGTTTAAAAAAGTGCAACCTGCCAACCTTCTGGTCGCACCCTTGGTCTTATGGCTCTGCATCTGCGCGGCTGTTGGCCTTTATTTAAAAGGCGCAAGTTTCTTTATCGTTCCGGTTTTTGGCCTACTTGCAACGTTCATGGTCACCATAAACCAACGCAGGCCGAATGCCTATCTGCTGGTTTTTTTGTGTATTCCGGCCTTATGGATCTACGGTCCGTTCATTAAAATGTTTCCCGTTGGCCTGGGCCTTAAAATGATGGTCGCCTCTACCCTATTGGTCAGCCTTACCTTTTTCTTGTTGCTTCCCGTTTTTAGCTTTTACCGAAAGAAACACCGCCTGGCCAACCTATGTTTCCTGCTTTTCGGTGCATGTATGATCTACGCCCATTTTAATTCCGGGTTTGACCGGGACAATGCTAAACCCAGCAGCCTACTCTATGTATACGATGCGGATAAGAACACTGCAAAGTGGGCCACATACGACAAAGCACTCATCGATTGGAATGGTCAATTTTTAGGGGAGGATAAGCAGGTATCTCAAAAATTATCGGATCAAACCATAAGCAGTAAATACAATTCCGGGTTTTCCTATGTCTCACAAGCACCGTCAAAGAATTTGCGCGGACCTAGAATCGAGACAGGTCGGGATACGATTATGGGGGACGAGCGCTTGCTCGAAATTTGTATTAGTCCGCAACGGAATGTGAATCGCCTCGATATCTTTACCAATGACATCAGTATTACCAAGGCGGTAGCGAATGGAGCGCCGTTGCCCGCGTATTTTCTAGAAAATCGAAGAAAAGGAAAGCTACTCACCCATTATATTAGCGATAATGCCTATACCGACCTTGAACTTCGCATACCAAAAGATGACGTATTGGAACTGACCCTTTACGAGTCATCAAACGACTTGCTCAACAATCCCCTTTTTAGCGTTCCCCCGCGACCAGAACAGAGTATTCCCATGCCATTTGTACTTAACGATGCCGTATTGATAACCAAAACCGTTCGATTTGAATAA
- a CDS encoding CBS domain-containing protein, with amino-acid sequence MGIKSFQGRRAKPLAKKEFEAPILVTDYMTTKLVTFSPEQSILNVMELFTKHNISGGPVLDENGFLVGIISEADCMKQISESRYFNQPILDKSVEKFMTKEVETIPHDISIFDAAGVFSKHNRRRLPVMKDGLLIGQISRKDIVVAALKLSGANWK; translated from the coding sequence ATGGGAATCAAGAGTTTTCAAGGCAGAAGAGCAAAACCATTGGCCAAAAAAGAATTTGAGGCACCCATATTGGTGACGGACTATATGACGACGAAATTGGTTACCTTTTCACCAGAGCAGTCTATTCTTAATGTAATGGAACTGTTTACCAAACACAATATTTCAGGTGGCCCCGTACTCGATGAGAATGGTTTTCTTGTCGGAATCATCTCGGAAGCGGATTGTATGAAACAGATTTCGGAAAGCCGCTACTTTAACCAGCCGATTCTGGACAAGAGCGTGGAGAAATTCATGACTAAAGAGGTAGAGACCATTCCCCATGACATCAGTATTTTCGATGCGGCAGGTGTTTTTTCGAAACATAATAGAAGAAGGCTGCCCGTAATGAAAGACGGACTGCTCATCGGCCAGATTTCAAGAAAGGATATTGTCGTCGCGGCACTTAAACTGAGCGGTGCAAATTGGAAGTAG
- a CDS encoding NAD-dependent epimerase/dehydratase family protein, with translation MSKSILIIGACGQIGSELTHTLREKYGGDKVVASDIREGDDHLMESGPFEILDATDFDALEEIVAYWEIEEVYLMAAMLSATAEKFPMRAWNLNMNSLFNVLNLGKDKKIKKIFWPSSIAVFGPDTPKQNTPQHTIMQPSTVYGISKQSGERWCEYYHRKFGVDIRSVRYPGLISWKTMPGGGTTDYAVEVYHQALSNGKYSCFLKPDTELPMMFMDDAIRATLKIMESDTGKIKVRSSYNLAAMSFTPAQVAKSIQKQLPDFKMEYAPDFRQAIADSWPGSIDDSAARDDWGWQAEFDLEKTTTEMLDHLK, from the coding sequence ATGTCAAAATCGATACTGATTATTGGGGCCTGCGGGCAGATAGGCTCGGAACTTACCCATACGCTGAGGGAAAAATACGGAGGGGATAAAGTTGTGGCCAGCGATATTCGGGAAGGCGATGACCACTTGATGGAATCAGGTCCGTTTGAGATTCTTGACGCCACCGATTTCGATGCTTTGGAGGAAATCGTGGCGTATTGGGAAATAGAAGAAGTCTATCTAATGGCGGCTATGCTCAGTGCAACGGCCGAAAAATTTCCGATGCGGGCCTGGAACCTGAATATGAACTCGCTCTTCAATGTACTCAATCTTGGAAAGGATAAAAAAATAAAGAAGATTTTTTGGCCGTCCAGTATCGCCGTTTTCGGACCCGACACCCCTAAGCAAAATACACCTCAGCATACCATTATGCAACCCAGCACCGTGTATGGTATCAGCAAGCAGTCGGGCGAGCGCTGGTGTGAATACTACCATCGAAAATTCGGGGTAGACATACGCAGTGTCAGGTATCCCGGCCTTATCAGCTGGAAGACCATGCCTGGTGGTGGTACGACTGACTATGCCGTAGAGGTATACCACCAAGCCCTTTCCAACGGCAAGTATAGCTGTTTTCTAAAACCGGATACCGAACTACCCATGATGTTCATGGACGACGCTATCCGAGCCACTTTGAAAATCATGGAAAGTGATACAGGGAAAATAAAAGTGCGCTCCTCCTACAACCTGGCGGCCATGAGTTTTACCCCCGCACAGGTGGCCAAGAGCATTCAAAAACAGCTTCCGGATTTCAAAATGGAGTACGCTCCTGATTTTAGGCAGGCTATCGCCGATTCATGGCCAGGGAGTATCGATGATTCCGCGGCTCGGGACGATTGGGGATGGCAGGCCGAATTTGATTTGGAAAAGACCACTACCGAGATGTTAGACCATTTGAAATAG